From one uncultured Paludibacter sp. genomic stretch:
- a CDS encoding conserved hypothetical protein (Evidence 4 : Unknown function but conserved in other organisms), producing MAEASNTNNNNFQQFFADAKEYVKLQTDYLRIQSVEKLTILISTLLIIIVAVVLLAGALFYLFFTLAYALAPVVGGLAVSFGIITLFYLIIAILLLVFRNKWIVNPILNLLMKLFYEKSEEKEIANKDGNSD from the coding sequence ATGGCTGAAGCATCAAATACGAATAACAATAATTTTCAGCAATTCTTTGCCGATGCCAAAGAGTATGTAAAGCTACAGACTGATTATTTACGAATTCAGTCTGTAGAAAAATTAACTATATTAATATCCACGCTACTTATTATAATTGTTGCGGTGGTTTTATTGGCAGGGGCATTATTTTACTTGTTTTTTACTTTAGCGTACGCATTAGCGCCTGTGGTGGGAGGACTTGCTGTAAGTTTTGGAATCATAACACTATTTTATTTAATTATAGCGATATTATTACTTGTTTTTCGTAATAAGTGGATTGTTAATCCAATACTTAATCTTTTGATGAAATTATTTTACGAAAAATCAGAAGAAAAAGAAATTGCAAATAAAGATGGAAACAGTGATTGA
- a CDS encoding hypothetical protein (Evidence 5 : Unknown function) — METVIDKNPKKSEKYEMEDLSVLKLQIKQRIDLQKEQLQYSAKHLFPTSPSSFLSTVTSVANAATGLASGTRKMGKGFSLINGIVVGYQLAKGISRFIRKKIKK, encoded by the coding sequence ATGGAAACAGTGATTGATAAAAACCCAAAAAAGAGTGAAAAATACGAAATGGAAGATTTATCCGTACTTAAATTACAGATAAAACAGCGTATTGACTTGCAGAAAGAACAATTACAGTATTCTGCAAAACATCTGTTCCCGACTTCTCCTTCGAGTTTTTTATCTACTGTTACGAGTGTTGCAAATGCAGCTACAGGATTAGCTTCCGGAACAAGAAAAATGGGTAAAGGATTTTCCTTAATAAATGGAATTGTTGTGGGGTATCAATTAGCAAAGGGGATAAGTCGTTTTATCCGAAAGAAAATTAAAAAATAA
- the aqpZ gene encoding aquaporin (Evidence 2a : Function from experimental evidences in other organisms; Product type t : transporter) yields MKKLFAEFFGTFWLVLGGCGSAVLAAGIPDLGIAYAGVSLAFGLTVLTMVYGVGHISGAHFNPAVTFGLWAGGRFNGKEILPYVIAQIVGAIAAAAIIYVIASGALGFSIDNTKPGAFAANGYGSLSPHGYGLVAALVTEFVMTFMFLMVIMGATDKRAPKGFAGIAIGLTLTLIHLISIPVTNTSVNPARSISQALFAGGGYIGQLWLFILIPIIGAMSAGFVYKAMLEEK; encoded by the coding sequence ATGAAAAAACTTTTTGCAGAATTTTTTGGCACATTTTGGTTAGTATTAGGCGGCTGTGGAAGCGCTGTTTTAGCAGCCGGAATCCCTGACTTGGGAATTGCTTATGCAGGCGTATCACTAGCTTTCGGATTAACAGTATTAACAATGGTTTATGGTGTAGGACACATTTCCGGAGCACATTTTAATCCTGCTGTAACATTTGGATTATGGGCTGGAGGCAGATTCAACGGAAAAGAAATTCTTCCGTATGTGATTGCACAAATTGTTGGAGCTATTGCAGCAGCAGCAATTATTTATGTAATTGCTTCGGGAGCACTGGGATTTTCTATCGACAACACTAAACCGGGCGCTTTTGCCGCAAACGGATATGGAAGTTTATCTCCGCACGGATATGGTTTGGTTGCTGCTCTTGTTACCGAATTTGTTATGACATTTATGTTCTTAATGGTAATTATGGGTGCAACTGATAAACGCGCACCAAAAGGTTTTGCAGGAATTGCCATAGGTTTGACTTTAACGTTAATTCACCTTATTAGTATTCCTGTAACAAACACATCGGTAAACCCTGCACGTAGTATAAGCCAGGCATTGTTTGCCGGCGGAGGTTACATAGGGCAACTATGGTTGTTTATTCTAATTCCTATAATAGGCGCTATGTCTGCCGGATTTGTTTACAAAGCAATGCTTGAAGAAAAATAA
- the mfd gene encoding Transcription-repair-coupling factor, which translates to MENLNLADFQKNVASHPQLKKCLDWAKSLERNLKISGLSGSSLSFIAASIFKEKPSTQVFVWNDADEAAYLYNDLKQILGDEQVMFFPSSYKKAIRLSQLDSSNEILRTEVLNRLSNNSNPCLIVTYPEAVLQRVVSASGVKSHTIKIRKGENISIDFLTEMLLSFGFHRVDFVYEPGQFSVRGGIVDIFSYSYELPYRLDFFGDEVESIRVFDIETQLSQSYKESIEILPDMHKGDDKHKLVSFPEFLSKETWFHFADALLVKEKINQLYNDALIKANTISKTADLFETHITGDEFLQLAEPFRKVEWGNRTHYKSAFSVEFNTAVQPVFHKNFDLVAENLKKYQQEGYKLYICSDSVKQTDRIAAVFNDRNDEIHFQPIKNTMHEGFVDHDLKLLCYTDHQIFDRFHKYQLKTDKTRQGKVVMTLKELNQLQMGDYVTHVDHGVGKFGGLVRTNVNGKMQEMVKLIYKDDDIIFVSIHSLHRISKYKGKEGEAPKINKLGSGAWERLKERTKSKVKDIARELIKLYAKRKAEKAYQYSPDSYLQQELEASFIYEDTPDQVKATADIKKDMEADMPMDRLVCGDVGFGKTEVAIRAAFKAVTDSKQVAVLVPTTVLAMQHYNTFKDRLKDFPCTVAYLSRAVSTQKTKEILEKLEKGEVDILIGTHKLVGKSVKFKDLGLLIIDEEQKFGVSVKEKLKELKANVDTLTLTATPIPRTLQFSLLGARDLSIINTPPPNRYPVQTEIHPFDEDVIREAIQLEMNRNGQVFFINNRIQNIYLMEAMIKRLVPGCRVAVGHGQMHADDLEEIIVDFIDYEYDVLVATTIVESGIDIPNVNTIIINSAHKFGLSDLHQLRGRVGRSNRKAYCYLLSPEMSLLTPEARRRLQAVETFSELGSGFNIAMQDLDIRGAGNMLGAEQSGFIADLGYETYQRILNEAVHELKDEEFAELYADERTENKGNTAYVTDCQIDTDMELMFSDEYIENVSERISLYRELDNIENEVDLIEFQKNLEDRFGKIHKKGLGLMLIVRLRWLAMRYGVEKLVLKNGQMIAFLVSNLNSPYYQSDEFGKLLQYMASHPRTTKLREQNGKRSVVFMDVKTVEEAWSIFGGL; encoded by the coding sequence ATGGAAAATCTAAATCTTGCCGATTTTCAAAAAAACGTTGCTTCGCATCCTCAGTTAAAGAAGTGTTTGGATTGGGCAAAATCACTCGAACGAAATCTGAAAATTTCCGGTTTGAGCGGGTCTTCATTGTCATTCATAGCGGCATCCATATTTAAGGAAAAACCGTCCACACAGGTTTTTGTGTGGAATGACGCGGACGAAGCCGCCTATCTTTATAACGATTTGAAGCAAATTCTTGGCGATGAACAGGTGATGTTTTTTCCTTCGTCGTACAAAAAAGCCATCCGTCTTTCGCAATTGGACAGTTCCAATGAAATTTTACGCACCGAAGTTCTCAACCGACTGTCTAATAATTCGAATCCTTGTTTGATAGTTACTTATCCCGAAGCAGTGTTACAACGGGTTGTATCTGCTTCCGGAGTAAAATCTCATACCATTAAAATTAGAAAAGGGGAAAATATTTCCATCGATTTTCTCACGGAAATGTTATTGAGTTTTGGTTTTCACAGGGTTGATTTTGTGTATGAGCCCGGTCAATTTTCAGTTCGCGGAGGTATTGTGGATATTTTTTCGTATTCATACGAATTGCCTTACCGGTTGGATTTTTTTGGAGATGAAGTGGAAAGCATTCGTGTGTTTGATATTGAAACGCAATTATCACAAAGTTACAAGGAAAGCATTGAAATTTTGCCCGATATGCACAAAGGCGATGATAAGCATAAATTAGTGTCTTTTCCTGAATTTTTATCCAAGGAAACTTGGTTTCATTTTGCCGATGCGCTTTTAGTAAAGGAAAAAATCAACCAGTTATATAACGATGCCTTGATTAAAGCCAATACTATTTCAAAAACGGCGGATTTATTCGAAACACACATTACAGGCGATGAGTTTTTGCAATTAGCAGAACCGTTTAGGAAAGTAGAGTGGGGAAACAGAACGCATTATAAATCAGCCTTTTCTGTTGAGTTTAATACCGCTGTTCAACCTGTTTTTCATAAGAACTTTGATTTGGTAGCCGAAAATTTGAAAAAATATCAGCAGGAAGGATATAAATTATATATATGCAGCGATAGTGTAAAACAAACCGATAGAATTGCAGCTGTTTTCAACGACAGAAACGATGAAATCCATTTTCAGCCGATAAAGAATACGATGCACGAAGGTTTTGTAGACCATGATTTGAAATTGCTTTGTTATACCGACCATCAGATTTTTGACCGTTTTCATAAATACCAATTAAAAACGGATAAAACGCGCCAGGGAAAGGTGGTAATGACTCTCAAAGAGTTAAATCAACTTCAAATGGGCGATTATGTAACGCACGTGGATCATGGAGTAGGTAAATTCGGCGGGCTTGTACGTACCAATGTGAATGGGAAAATGCAGGAAATGGTCAAACTTATTTATAAAGACGACGATATTATTTTTGTAAGCATCCATTCTTTGCATCGCATTTCTAAATACAAAGGAAAAGAAGGAGAAGCCCCCAAAATAAATAAATTGGGTTCAGGCGCTTGGGAACGATTGAAAGAACGTACTAAATCGAAAGTAAAAGACATTGCGCGTGAATTGATTAAACTTTATGCCAAACGAAAAGCCGAAAAAGCATACCAATATTCTCCCGACAGTTATTTGCAACAGGAGCTGGAAGCGTCGTTTATTTACGAAGACACCCCCGATCAGGTAAAAGCCACTGCCGATATCAAAAAAGATATGGAAGCGGATATGCCTATGGATAGATTGGTTTGCGGAGATGTTGGCTTTGGAAAAACTGAAGTGGCTATCCGTGCTGCATTCAAAGCAGTTACCGACAGCAAACAAGTAGCCGTTCTTGTACCTACAACTGTGCTTGCTATGCAGCATTACAATACTTTTAAAGATCGTTTAAAAGATTTTCCGTGTACGGTAGCATATTTGAGTCGCGCCGTTTCTACTCAAAAAACCAAAGAAATACTTGAAAAACTTGAAAAAGGTGAAGTGGATATTCTTATCGGAACACATAAATTGGTGGGGAAATCAGTGAAATTCAAAGATTTGGGTTTGTTGATTATTGATGAGGAACAGAAATTTGGCGTTTCCGTGAAAGAAAAGCTCAAAGAACTGAAAGCAAACGTAGATACACTTACCCTTACAGCAACGCCGATTCCGCGCACGTTGCAGTTTTCGCTTTTGGGAGCGCGCGATTTGTCTATCATTAATACACCACCGCCCAATCGTTATCCGGTGCAAACTGAAATTCATCCTTTTGATGAAGATGTGATTCGGGAAGCAATTCAATTGGAAATGAACCGGAACGGTCAAGTGTTTTTTATCAATAATCGTATTCAGAATATTTATTTGATGGAAGCGATGATAAAACGACTTGTCCCGGGTTGCAGAGTGGCTGTAGGACATGGACAAATGCACGCCGATGATTTGGAGGAAATAATTGTGGATTTTATTGATTATGAATACGATGTATTGGTTGCGACTACGATTGTAGAATCCGGTATTGATATCCCGAATGTGAATACGATTATTATTAACAGCGCGCACAAATTTGGGCTGAGCGATTTGCATCAGTTGAGGGGTAGAGTAGGGCGCAGCAACAGGAAAGCGTATTGTTATCTTCTTTCGCCGGAGATGAGTTTGTTAACACCCGAAGCGCGCCGGAGATTGCAAGCCGTGGAAACCTTTTCGGAGCTTGGCAGCGGTTTCAATATTGCGATGCAGGATTTGGATATTCGCGGAGCTGGAAATATGCTTGGAGCGGAACAAAGCGGTTTTATTGCCGATTTGGGTTATGAGACCTATCAGCGAATTCTAAATGAAGCCGTCCATGAACTAAAAGACGAGGAATTTGCCGAACTTTATGCGGATGAACGTACCGAAAATAAAGGAAATACCGCTTATGTGACCGATTGTCAGATAGATACGGATATGGAACTGATGTTTAGCGATGAATATATCGAAAATGTATCGGAACGTATTTCGTTATATCGAGAATTGGATAATATTGAAAATGAGGTGGATTTAATTGAGTTCCAAAAGAATTTGGAAGACCGTTTTGGAAAAATCCATAAAAAAGGGTTGGGATTGATGTTGATTGTACGCTTACGCTGGCTTGCAATGCGTTACGGTGTGGAAAAATTAGTACTCAAAAACGGACAGATGATTGCTTTTCTTGTCTCCAATCTTAATTCTCCTTATTATCAATCGGATGAATTTGGTAAATTGCTGCAATATATGGCTTCTCATCCGCGTACAACCAAACTACGCGAACAAAATGGAAAACGCTCAGTGGTATTTATGGATGTAAAAACAGTGGAAGAAGCTTGGAGCATATTCGGCGGATTATAG
- the feoB gene encoding Ferrous iron transport protein B, whose protein sequence is MYLSELLNNQKGVIVKVGGNQTFHKRITEMGFVKGRTVKVIKNAPLQDPIEYEIMDYNISLRRKEAALIEVVPENEQNEINLSEYNGTIDENTENIFEKAEKGNAIKIALVGNPNSGKTTLFNYASNSHERVGNYSGVTVEAKEAIISTPKYKLKVTDLPGTYSLTEYSPEELFVSNHILKKQSDIIINVVDASNLERNLFLTTQLIDMNIKVIIALNMYDELKQKGTNLDYVNLGKMLGIPIIPTVAVKGEGISELIEEVIKVYEDKNPIVRHIHINYGNVIEEAIMKIQKELKTGQATKIYDSTRYTAIKLLEKDKSVLEKLKSHNNYARIISAVQTEVDNLEKEYGENSDTVIVNAKYGFISGALKEVTTYAPDQKQKRNIDFLLTHKIWGFPIFFFLMWLMFQATFTIGSFPMDWIESGVGYIGNLLNDIIPAGALHDLIIDGVIGGVGGVIVFLPNILILFFFISLMEDTGYMARVSFIMDRLMHKIGLHGKSFIPLLMGFGCNVPAIMATRTLENRKDRIITMLITPFMSCSARLPVYVLIISAFFQKNQGLVLLSVYLIGVLLAVLTALLLKNTVFAKQDVPFVMELPPYRIPTMKNTTKHMWFKGSQYLRKMGTVILLASILIWALSYYPIHVNYSSDFDKQIAYLEQNTSLPDSVKSEKIAEIELAKTAEHQEQSYIGRLGHFIEPAIQPLGFDWKIGISIITGLAAKEIVVGSMGVLYHADLAADETSSSLIDKLQSQTHTSGKLKGQKVFTPLVAYGFMLFVLIYFPCVAVIAAIKKEANWSWAIFTMVFTTFLAWLVAFATYQIGSIFI, encoded by the coding sequence ATGTATCTATCAGAATTATTAAATAATCAAAAAGGAGTAATTGTGAAAGTGGGCGGAAATCAAACCTTCCACAAGCGAATTACCGAAATGGGATTTGTGAAGGGCCGAACTGTAAAAGTAATTAAAAATGCGCCTCTGCAAGACCCCATCGAGTATGAAATTATGGATTACAACATTTCGTTACGGCGCAAAGAAGCAGCGTTGATTGAAGTTGTACCCGAAAACGAACAAAATGAAATTAACCTGTCGGAATATAACGGAACAATTGATGAAAATACAGAAAATATATTCGAAAAAGCAGAAAAAGGCAATGCCATTAAAATTGCCTTGGTTGGAAATCCGAACAGTGGAAAAACCACTTTATTCAACTACGCGTCAAACTCACACGAACGTGTCGGTAATTACAGCGGAGTAACCGTGGAAGCAAAAGAAGCTATTATTTCCACACCAAAATATAAGTTAAAAGTTACGGATTTACCTGGAACATACTCGCTCACAGAGTATTCTCCTGAAGAACTTTTCGTAAGTAATCACATTTTGAAAAAGCAATCCGATATAATTATAAATGTGGTGGACGCCTCAAACCTGGAACGGAATTTATTTCTTACCACTCAATTGATTGATATGAACATCAAAGTAATCATCGCTTTGAATATGTATGATGAATTGAAGCAGAAAGGAACAAATCTGGATTACGTAAATTTGGGAAAAATGCTCGGCATCCCCATTATTCCTACGGTAGCCGTAAAAGGAGAGGGTATCTCTGAACTTATAGAAGAAGTAATTAAGGTGTATGAAGATAAAAATCCCATAGTCAGACACATTCATATCAATTACGGAAATGTAATTGAAGAAGCCATAATGAAAATTCAGAAAGAATTAAAAACGGGTCAGGCTACTAAAATTTATGATTCTACACGCTATACGGCTATCAAACTATTGGAAAAAGATAAAAGCGTATTGGAAAAACTAAAATCACACAACAATTACGCGAGAATTATTTCGGCTGTTCAAACGGAAGTCGATAATTTGGAAAAAGAATACGGCGAGAATTCAGACACGGTAATTGTAAACGCTAAATACGGTTTTATTTCCGGAGCGCTCAAAGAAGTTACCACGTACGCGCCAGACCAAAAGCAAAAACGTAATATCGATTTTCTGCTCACACATAAAATTTGGGGATTCCCTATCTTTTTCTTTTTAATGTGGTTAATGTTTCAAGCCACGTTTACCATTGGAAGTTTCCCTATGGATTGGATAGAATCAGGCGTAGGTTACATCGGAAACCTACTGAACGACATAATCCCTGCAGGCGCTCTGCACGATTTGATTATAGACGGAGTTATTGGCGGCGTGGGCGGTGTAATTGTTTTCCTGCCAAACATTCTCATTTTATTTTTCTTCATTTCGCTTATGGAAGATACGGGTTATATGGCGCGCGTATCTTTTATTATGGACCGATTAATGCACAAAATCGGTCTGCACGGAAAATCTTTCATCCCTTTATTAATGGGATTTGGTTGCAATGTACCAGCCATAATGGCAACTCGTACGCTTGAAAACCGAAAAGACCGGATTATTACAATGCTTATCACTCCATTTATGTCGTGTAGCGCGCGCTTACCTGTTTATGTGCTTATTATTTCGGCTTTTTTCCAAAAAAATCAAGGTTTGGTATTGCTTTCGGTTTACCTGATAGGAGTTTTGTTGGCTGTTTTGACCGCTTTGTTGCTAAAAAACACAGTATTTGCCAAACAAGATGTTCCCTTTGTCATGGAACTGCCGCCCTATCGTATCCCTACGATGAAAAACACCACCAAACATATGTGGTTCAAAGGTTCCCAATATTTACGTAAAATGGGAACGGTGATTTTGTTAGCATCCATTCTTATTTGGGCGTTAAGTTATTATCCGATTCACGTAAATTATTCTTCCGATTTTGACAAACAAATAGCTTATTTAGAGCAAAACACCAGCTTACCCGATAGTGTAAAATCTGAAAAGATTGCGGAAATTGAATTGGCGAAAACAGCCGAACATCAAGAACAATCCTACATAGGACGCTTGGGACATTTTATCGAACCGGCAATTCAACCGTTGGGTTTCGATTGGAAAATCGGAATAAGCATTATCACGGGGCTGGCAGCCAAAGAAATTGTGGTGGGTTCAATGGGCGTTCTCTATCACGCAGATTTGGCGGCGGACGAGACATCGAGCAGCTTGATTGACAAACTTCAAAGTCAAACACACACCAGCGGCAAGCTGAAAGGGCAAAAAGTATTCACACCTCTTGTGGCTTATGGCTTTATGCTTTTTGTGCTGATATATTTTCCCTGCGTAGCGGTAATTGCCGCCATAAAGAAAGAAGCAAACTGGAGTTGGGCAATATTTACAATGGTTTTTACTACCTTTTTAGCATGGTTAGTGGCATTTGCCACTTATCAAATAGGCAGTATTTTTATTTAA
- a CDS encoding Carbohydrate-selective porin OprB, which yields MKKETLLLLFLSIAAFYLQAQETENESENSLTFAASYVGDNVANLSGGIKKGYTYLGFANFEIALDIEKAGLWKGGQFFINAANTHGGTPTETLFGDIQVVSNIEAGNHTYLQELWYKQQLGKVEFTIGLQDLNVELASTEYGGLFLNSSFGIIPTFSLNLHAPIFPLTSPGITSKWNISERTSWINAIYDGSPTDFEENPYNIKWQFKKGDGVLGVTEIQHQFNLNNLSGTYKIGVFAHDHFIERRLDKNFPDSLNTNTWGVYSIIDQKLWESNDKNIGAFLQAGYSPSKLSTNNLYLGLGLNASGFLSKKGDDILGFSVAHAHLTANLNSETAIELTWQKPIGKYLFIQPDIQYIIHPSGQSNSLKNALAAIFRFGFTF from the coding sequence ATGAAAAAAGAAACTTTATTACTTCTCTTCTTATCAATCGCGGCATTTTATCTTCAAGCTCAAGAAACAGAAAACGAATCAGAAAATTCATTGACGTTTGCAGCGTCATACGTTGGCGACAATGTTGCAAATTTATCGGGAGGGATTAAAAAAGGATATACCTATTTGGGATTTGCGAATTTTGAAATCGCACTGGATATTGAAAAAGCGGGACTTTGGAAAGGAGGACAGTTTTTTATAAATGCAGCCAATACGCACGGCGGAACTCCCACTGAAACTTTATTCGGAGATATACAAGTAGTTTCAAATATCGAAGCCGGAAATCATACTTATTTGCAGGAACTTTGGTACAAACAACAATTAGGGAAAGTAGAATTCACCATTGGATTGCAAGATTTAAATGTTGAACTTGCAAGTACAGAATACGGCGGTTTATTTCTCAATAGTTCATTCGGGATAATTCCTACTTTTTCGCTAAATCTTCACGCCCCCATTTTTCCTCTTACCTCACCGGGTATTACTTCAAAATGGAATATTTCAGAAAGAACATCGTGGATAAATGCAATATATGACGGCTCGCCGACAGATTTTGAAGAAAATCCTTATAATATAAAATGGCAGTTTAAAAAAGGTGATGGAGTGCTGGGAGTAACAGAAATTCAACATCAATTTAATCTAAATAATTTATCAGGCACCTATAAAATTGGGGTTTTTGCACACGATCATTTTATAGAAAGGCGTCTGGATAAAAATTTTCCCGATTCCTTAAACACTAATACTTGGGGCGTATATTCTATTATCGATCAAAAGTTGTGGGAATCGAACGATAAAAATATCGGTGCGTTTTTACAAGCCGGTTACAGCCCCTCAAAATTGAGCACAAATAATTTATATCTTGGTTTGGGTTTGAATGCTTCCGGTTTTTTGAGTAAAAAAGGAGATGATATTTTGGGTTTTTCTGTGGCGCATGCACATTTAACCGCAAATCTTAATAGCGAAACTGCAATTGAACTCACTTGGCAAAAACCCATTGGAAAATATTTGTTTATTCAACCTGATATTCAATACATTATCCATCCTTCAGGACAAAGCAATAGTCTAAAAAATGCTCTTGCGGCAATTTTCAGATTCGGTTTTACTTTCTAA
- a CDS encoding conserved hypothetical protein (Evidence 4 : Unknown function but conserved in other organisms), whose translation MHKEKINIIIIESSFILYQGLLKAILSSNLSIQVSQADDLSEAEKTLRKFPESILIANPSIAQYNNKEFQSFRKNWASSHWIAFTYQLFDEQLLSLFDAVININDTPEKITDVIKNQLYSDDSNTVNTTEKLLSEREIEVLKQLALGLSNKEIADKLNISINTVITHRKNISQKTGIKSASGLTIYAVVNKHITLESTI comes from the coding sequence ATGCACAAGGAAAAAATAAATATTATCATTATAGAATCATCGTTTATTCTCTACCAAGGTTTATTGAAAGCTATTTTGTCTTCAAATTTATCTATACAGGTATCTCAAGCAGATGATTTATCTGAAGCGGAAAAAACACTGAGAAAATTTCCTGAAAGTATATTAATAGCCAATCCCTCCATTGCACAATATAACAATAAAGAATTTCAATCTTTCAGAAAAAATTGGGCTTCCTCCCATTGGATTGCATTTACTTACCAACTTTTTGATGAACAGTTACTTTCACTTTTCGACGCGGTAATTAATATTAATGACACACCGGAAAAAATCACAGATGTTATTAAAAATCAACTCTATTCCGATGATTCAAACACTGTAAATACGACCGAAAAATTACTCAGTGAGCGGGAAATAGAAGTTTTGAAACAGCTTGCGCTCGGGTTATCAAACAAAGAAATCGCCGACAAACTAAATATTAGTATCAATACTGTTATTACCCATCGGAAAAATATTTCCCAAAAAACAGGTATTAAATCCGCCTCCGGTTTAACTATATATGCTGTTGTAAATAAGCATATTACTTTGGAAAGCACCATATAG
- a CDS encoding conserved hypothetical protein (Evidence 4 : Unknown function but conserved in other organisms), protein MNTIKNNITPETIITSIVLQHPKVLLFLEHFDILLPLQQTKTVGQVCEDKNIRFGLFLYLLNLYIETEDATPNDLMINDLPLIVKYLQNSHTYYLNDIYPSIQDSIQLLYKLNDTPEIKMVDNFFQNYFNEVKEHLIYENEIVFPYINSLIRCIQNKDKSECIQNTSYSVVEYKEHHDDIEEKLDDLVQLLIKYLPLKEDRQVRRKLFFKLTELNYDLKIHSLIEDLILIPLVEKMELEIRE, encoded by the coding sequence ATGAATACGATAAAAAATAACATCACACCCGAAACAATTATTACAAGTATTGTTTTGCAACATCCTAAAGTGCTTCTTTTTTTAGAGCATTTTGACATATTGCTTCCGTTACAACAGACAAAAACAGTCGGTCAAGTATGCGAAGATAAAAACATACGATTTGGACTGTTCTTGTATTTACTCAACTTATATATTGAAACAGAAGACGCCACCCCTAATGATCTAATGATTAACGACTTACCTCTTATTGTTAAGTACCTACAAAACAGCCATACCTACTACTTAAATGATATTTATCCTTCCATTCAGGATTCAATACAACTGCTTTACAAATTAAATGATACTCCGGAAATTAAGATGGTGGATAATTTTTTTCAAAACTATTTCAACGAAGTAAAAGAGCATCTGATATACGAAAATGAAATTGTTTTTCCTTACATCAACAGTTTAATACGCTGTATACAAAACAAAGATAAAAGTGAGTGCATTCAAAACACGTCCTATTCGGTTGTGGAATACAAAGAGCACCATGATGATATTGAAGAAAAGTTGGATGATTTGGTACAATTACTAATAAAATATCTTCCGCTCAAAGAAGATCGTCAGGTGCGTCGAAAACTCTTTTTTAAGCTGACAGAATTAAATTACGACCTGAAAATACATTCGTTAATTGAAGATTTAATTTTAATTCCTTTAGTAGAGAAAATGGAATTGGAAATTAGAGAATAA
- a CDS encoding putative Peroxide operon regulator (Evidence 3 : Putative function from multiple computational evidences), with translation MNLKAKIYEVLKNADLRITPQRVAVLEAFYTLKNHPTADKIIQFVQKKNPNIAVGTIYKVIDILIQKEIVRLVKTDKGVMRYDEIHDHHHHLVSENSDMIEDYYDEELDELLKKYFEKKRIENFTIEDIKVEITGNFDK, from the coding sequence ATGAACTTAAAAGCTAAAATCTACGAAGTACTAAAAAATGCAGATTTAAGAATTACACCGCAACGTGTAGCGGTATTAGAAGCATTTTATACGTTAAAAAATCATCCTACGGCTGATAAAATTATCCAATTTGTACAGAAAAAAAACCCAAATATAGCGGTAGGAACGATTTATAAGGTAATAGATATACTTATTCAGAAAGAAATCGTTCGCCTTGTGAAAACTGATAAAGGGGTGATGCGCTATGATGAAATTCATGATCATCACCATCATTTGGTGAGTGAGAATTCGGATATGATTGAAGATTATTATGATGAAGAATTGGATGAATTATTGAAAAAATATTTTGAAAAAAAGAGAATTGAAAACTTTACTATTGAAGATATTAAAGTAGAAATTACCGGAAACTTTGATAAATAA